Part of the Halalkalibacter krulwichiae genome is shown below.
CTTGCATATATGATTCATCCTTTCTTTAACCTAAATACAATTTGTTAATTATCATGGAGTGAAAACGACATATATCTATTATTTCTTTTCTTTTAATTTCTTTTGTGTAGTTATTGTAAGTAAAAACTACAGTTCAAGAGTAGTTAATGTAAACAGAAACCAAGTTAATGAAAGCAAAAACTCCATTAATGTAAACAGAAACTAATTAGAAACATTGTGAAATTCTACTTTAAACATTGGATAGTAAGTTAAAGCATTCAAGAGTATTTGAGAGATTTACCTATTAAAATCATTTGTGAAAATTACAGAATCGATGTTTGGTAGTATTAAAGAGGATATACGAGAAAACAGGATTATTCATTGAATTACTAGCTAAAAACAAGGAACTGAAATAGCTTATTTTTTAAAGGTCAGCATTGGTCAATAGGTTTTTGATGTATTTATCCTGTATTTTACTCCTTTGTTACTTTTGTTTTATTGCCCCTCCTTTACCTCTTTTATAGGTCGTTTTGTACTGTCCCATTAATTCTTTATAATCAAGTTCAGGCTTCTTTTTTTTGCGTTTCTTAGGTTTAGAAGTATGATTCGATTTCCGTTTCTTTTCATCCTCAAGATGATCGGATAGCTTCATAGTTTCACCGCCTTATGATTAATAAAAGCCCCTAGTAGGAATCGAACCCACATTAAAGGTATAGAAGACCCTTGTCTTATCCGTTAGACGATAGAGGCATAATAAAAGACGTTCCCCGGAAAAAGGAACGTCTTCAGACAATAAGTGCATGGATCTTAGCTCGAATTCAAGACCATGTTTTTATTTCAGAAACGACTAAGGTCTCTCACCTCATAATCAATTTCCGATAATATAAATTTAACACGTTATAAACCTAATGGTTCACCTTCCGTTGTTAAATTTTGTTGAAAATAATACACATGTTTTTTCATAAAATTTACTGTTTGAACGTACTATTCAGCAAGCTACTTACTGTACCATTCCTCTTTCTTTCTATCTTCCTCTAATAATTTAATCGCCAAATCTAATGCCTCTCTAAGCATTGTGTAGTTTTCAGGCGGATAGTTTGATTTAATAACTTCAATCGCTTCTTTACTTGTCATAATTTCACTCCTTCACAGTTTCCTTCGATTTATCAGTCCAAAATCAGACCATTATCAGTCCAAAGAATCGTACTGTTCATTACTCCTCTTCCATTATTTTTTCTGCAAATGCCTTAACAAAGAAAGATTTTTCCTCAGATAACTCCAAAACCTTGTCACATAACTGACCATATCCAACTGTATTCTCTAACGGAAACAAATGTTTAACTTTGTTAGATTGTTCTTTTACTAACTCATCTGAAAGCTTATAAATTCTAACTGTTTCTTCTAATTCTTCAACCTTTTCAGCTTGCTTAATGAACCATTGACGTTCTTCTATTTCTTTTTCATACTCGGGTAAATCCTCACTTGGAACTATTCCATCATGCATGGAAATCCATTCTATTAATTCGTCTTTAGCTTTTTGAATACGTTCTTTATTTGTCATTCCACCATCCCTTTCTTAGTGAACATTTTCCCTCTTATTCAACTTCCTTTACACTAACGACGTAAGTCTTATCCCCTGCTACAATTGTTTCTTCATAGCCATTCCACCGAGAAATTACAGCTCCAATAAAATCATTAGTTACATCTGTTTTATCTCCAGACCATACTGACATTCCGTTTACGCTTTTC
Proteins encoded:
- a CDS encoding DUF7446 family protein, whose product is MSKLRLAKSAISDSVYVGKLKSVNGMSVWSGDKTDVTNDFIGAVISRWNGYEETIVAGDKTYVVSVKEVE